TGCCGCAGAAGAACCGGCCCGATCTGGATGAAGTGCCGGTGAGCGTGCGCCGCGGCCTGACCTTCGTGTTCGCCCGCGACATGCGGGACGTGCTGAGCACGGCCTTCCATGGCTGGCACGCCGAGCGCCCGGTAGAGCGCCAGGCGGCGCGGGCGCCGCGGGCACGCCAGAACCGCCCGGCAGCGGTGCCCACGCCGGCGCCCGCCGGCCGGCCGCGTGGCGTGGCGCTGCCGCGGCTGCGCACACCGGTGCCGCCCGAGCCGCGTCCGACCTCACCCTTGCCGAACTGACAGCGGAGACCGGCCGTGAACTGGGTCGATCTCGTGATCATCCTGATCGTGGTGTGGTTCACCTTCAACGGGCTCTCCACGGGCCTGGTGCGGGAGTTGATCGCGCTCGCCGGGGCGCTGATCGGCGTGACGCTGGCCGGGCACCTCTATCCGCGGCTGGCGGACGACGTGAAGATCGTCTACGACAGCCAGGACACCGACCGGCTGGTAGCGTTCCTGGCGATCTTCGTGGCCTGCGTGCTGGCCGCGCACCTGATCGGCGGCACCACGGACCAGGCGGGCAACCTGCTGAAGTTGGGCTCGGCCGACCAGGCGCTGGGGCTGATCTTCGGCTTCGTCAAGGCCTGCGTGATCGTCGAGCTGCTGCTGATCGCCTTCGTCGTCTTTCCCGCGGCCGTGTGGGCGGCGTCGGCGATCGACAAGTCGCTGCTGGCGCCGGTCTTCCTCAAGGGCGTGCCCTGGCTGCTGAACCTGCTGCCGGGCCTGTTCCGTGCCAAGGTGCGTGTGTTCTGACGGCGGCCCGCGCCGTTGCTGCCCTGCCGCGGCCGATGCTAGAATGCTGTCACAGCGCAGATGACCGTTCGGCCGCGTGAGCGTGCGTTAGTGGAGCCTTCCGTACTTGTTCTCAATCAGAACTACGAGCCCCTGAACGTCTGCAACGCCCGTCGGGCCTTCACCCTCCTCAACCGGGGAAAGGCGGAGGTTCTCGAACACGGGCGCGGCATGATGCGCAGCCCGCGCGCGTTCTTCCCCCTGCCTTCGGTGATCCGCCTGGTCTACATGGTCAAGCGGCCGCGTCCGCAGATGCGGCTGACGCGGCGCGAGGTCTTCGTGCGCGACCGCTACACCTGCCAGTACTGCGGCAAGCAACTGCGCGAGCTGACGCTGGACCACGTCTTTCCCCGCCACCGCGGCGGGCGGCACACCTGGGAGAACCTGGTGGCCGCCTGCAAAACGTGCAACCACCGCAAGGCCGGCCGCACGCCGACCGAGGCGCGCATGCGCCTGATCCGCGAGCCGGCGCGCCCGCACGTCAGCAGCTACTACATTTTTTACCAGTACCTCGAACGCCAAGAAGGCTGGCGCAAGTTCATCCCCGGCTGGGACGAAGCGGCCGCGGGCTTCTCGTGAGCGCGGCTGTTCGATTCCGGGCAGACGCTGGGCGGAGGCCAAGCTTCGGCCTCCGCCCGTTTATCTCCAGCGCCATGGCCGCCGCCGCGCGCGGCAGGCCGCGTAAGGTACTTCTTGCCTTCAGCCAGCTTGCAGA
The DNA window shown above is from Dehalococcoidia bacterium and carries:
- a CDS encoding CvpA family protein, with product MNWVDLVIILIVVWFTFNGLSTGLVRELIALAGALIGVTLAGHLYPRLADDVKIVYDSQDTDRLVAFLAIFVACVLAAHLIGGTTDQAGNLLKLGSADQALGLIFGFVKACVIVELLLIAFVVFPAAVWAASAIDKSLLAPVFLKGVPWLLNLLPGLFRAKVRVF
- a CDS encoding HNH endonuclease, whose protein sequence is MRSPRAFFPLPSVIRLVYMVKRPRPQMRLTRREVFVRDRYTCQYCGKQLRELTLDHVFPRHRGGRHTWENLVAACKTCNHRKAGRTPTEARMRLIREPARPHVSSYYIFYQYLERQEGWRKFIPGWDEAAAGFS